Proteins from one Amycolatopsis benzoatilytica AK 16/65 genomic window:
- a CDS encoding nitrite/sulfite reductase has translation MSAPPREKPAKGAAPRSRPKRGEGQWALGYREPLNPNEQSKKDDNPLNVRARIENIYAHRGFDAIDPGDLRGRFRWYGLYTQRKPGIDGGRTAQLEPGELEDKYLMMRVRTDGGSLTTEQLRVIGEISQANARDTADITDRQNIQYHWIGIEDVPSIWSRLEAVGLSTTEACGDSPRGMLGSPVAGIAADEVLDASPALAEIRRRYLGDPRFSNLPRKFKTAISGLPDIVHEINDISFVGVDHPEHGPGLDLWVGGGLSTNPMLAVRLGVWVPLDEAADVWEGVISIFRDYGYRRLRSRARLKFLVKDWGPEKFREVLETQYLKRKLLDGPAPKNPDTPVDHVGVHLQKDGNFYVGAAPIAGRVSGSTLVALADAAERAGSRRVRLTPLQKLVVLDVPQRKIAALQAEMAELGLQTEPSPWRRSVMACTGLEFCKLAIVETKVRAQQLVADLEKSLADINAQLETPVTVHLNGCPNSCARVQTADIGLKGQIVTDADGNQVEGFQVHLGGGLGLDAGFGRKLRGHKVTAGELAEYVERVVRAYVADREPGERFPQWVARADESVLQ, from the coding sequence ATGTCCGCACCCCCGCGTGAAAAGCCCGCGAAGGGCGCCGCGCCCCGGTCGCGCCCGAAACGCGGCGAGGGTCAGTGGGCACTCGGCTACCGCGAGCCGCTGAACCCGAACGAGCAGTCCAAGAAGGACGACAATCCGCTGAACGTCCGCGCGCGGATCGAGAACATTTACGCGCACCGCGGTTTCGACGCGATCGACCCGGGAGACCTGCGCGGCCGGTTCCGCTGGTACGGCCTCTACACCCAGCGCAAGCCGGGCATCGACGGCGGCCGCACCGCGCAGCTGGAGCCCGGAGAGCTCGAAGACAAGTACCTGATGATGCGGGTGCGCACCGACGGCGGCTCGCTCACCACCGAGCAGCTGCGGGTGATCGGCGAGATCTCGCAGGCGAACGCACGCGATACCGCGGACATCACCGACCGGCAGAACATCCAGTACCACTGGATCGGGATCGAGGACGTGCCGTCCATCTGGTCCCGGCTCGAAGCGGTCGGCCTGTCCACCACCGAGGCGTGCGGCGACAGCCCGCGCGGGATGCTCGGCTCGCCGGTCGCCGGGATCGCCGCCGACGAGGTGCTCGACGCCTCGCCCGCGCTGGCCGAGATCCGCCGCCGTTACCTCGGCGACCCGCGATTTTCGAACCTGCCGCGCAAGTTCAAGACCGCGATCTCCGGCCTGCCGGACATCGTGCACGAGATCAACGACATCTCCTTCGTCGGCGTCGACCACCCCGAGCACGGCCCCGGCCTGGACCTGTGGGTCGGCGGCGGGCTGTCCACGAACCCGATGCTCGCGGTGCGGCTGGGCGTGTGGGTCCCGCTGGACGAGGCGGCGGACGTGTGGGAAGGCGTCATCTCGATCTTCCGCGACTACGGCTACCGCAGGCTCCGGTCCCGGGCCCGGCTGAAGTTCCTGGTCAAGGACTGGGGCCCGGAGAAGTTCCGGGAAGTCCTCGAAACGCAGTACCTGAAGCGGAAGCTGCTCGACGGCCCGGCGCCGAAGAACCCGGACACGCCGGTCGACCACGTCGGCGTGCACCTGCAGAAGGACGGCAACTTCTACGTCGGCGCCGCGCCGATCGCCGGCCGGGTGTCCGGCAGCACGCTGGTCGCCCTCGCCGACGCGGCCGAACGGGCCGGATCGCGCCGGGTGCGGCTGACCCCGCTGCAGAAGCTGGTCGTGCTCGACGTGCCGCAGCGCAAGATCGCCGCGCTGCAAGCGGAAATGGCCGAGCTTGGCCTGCAGACCGAGCCGTCGCCGTGGCGGCGCAGCGTGATGGCCTGCACCGGGCTGGAATTCTGCAAGCTGGCCATCGTCGAAACGAAGGTCCGCGCCCAGCAGCTGGTCGCCGACCTGGAGAAGTCGCTGGCCGACATCAACGCGCAGCTGGAAACGCCGGTCACGGTGCATCTCAACGGCTGCCCGAACTCCTGCGCGCGGGTGCAGACCGCGGACATCGGGCTCAAGGGCCAGATCGTGACCGACGCCGACGGCAACCAGGTCGAAGGCTTCCAGGTGCACCTGGGCGGCGGCCTCGGCCTGGACGCGGGCTTCGGGCGCAAGCTGCGCGGCCACAAGGTCACCGCGGGCGAGCTGGCCGAGTACGTGGAACGCGTGGTCCGTGCGTACGTCGCGGACCGCGAACCAGGCGAACGATTCCCGCAATGGGTGGCGCGGGCCGACGAAAGCGTGCTGCAGTGA
- a CDS encoding NADP-dependent oxidoreductase produces MPQAVRYGEHGGIDVLQVADVPRLAPGSGQVLVRVRAAGINPGEAKIRTGALAERWPSTFPSGQGSDLAGVVVELGADVEEIQAGDEVVGFVHTRSSHAEYVLVPAEHLTPKPDGLSWEVAGGLFVAGTTAYAAVAAVCPREGDTVVVSGAAGGVGSLAVQLARLTGATVVGIASEANHDWLREHDIVPVAYGEGLEDRLRELGPVDAFIDTYGDDYVELALRLGVYPGRIDTVVDFGAAEKYGVKIDGNMAGAKAEVLRDLVALADKGLLDVPVAATYPLAEVRAAYRELERGHTRGKIVLIP; encoded by the coding sequence ATGCCGCAGGCGGTCAGATACGGCGAACACGGCGGGATCGATGTGCTGCAGGTGGCCGACGTACCCCGGCTGGCTCCCGGATCCGGACAGGTGCTCGTGCGGGTCCGGGCCGCGGGCATCAATCCCGGCGAAGCGAAGATCCGTACCGGCGCGCTCGCTGAGCGCTGGCCGTCCACCTTCCCGTCCGGGCAGGGCAGCGACCTGGCCGGCGTAGTGGTCGAACTGGGCGCGGACGTCGAAGAGATCCAGGCCGGCGACGAGGTCGTCGGCTTCGTGCACACCCGGTCCAGCCACGCCGAGTACGTGCTGGTTCCGGCGGAGCACCTGACCCCGAAGCCGGACGGGCTCTCCTGGGAGGTCGCGGGCGGCCTGTTCGTGGCGGGCACCACCGCGTACGCCGCGGTCGCCGCGGTCTGCCCTCGCGAAGGCGACACGGTGGTGGTCTCCGGCGCGGCCGGCGGCGTCGGATCGCTGGCTGTGCAGTTGGCGAGGCTCACCGGCGCAACTGTCGTCGGCATCGCGAGCGAAGCCAACCACGACTGGCTGCGCGAGCACGACATCGTCCCGGTCGCCTACGGCGAAGGGCTGGAAGACCGGCTCCGCGAACTCGGTCCGGTGGACGCGTTCATCGACACCTATGGCGACGATTACGTGGAGCTCGCGCTGCGGCTCGGCGTCTACCCGGGCCGGATCGACACGGTGGTCGACTTCGGTGCCGCCGAGAAGTACGGCGTGAAGATCGACGGCAATATGGCCGGTGCCAAGGCCGAAGTGCTGCGCGATCTGGTTGCGTTGGCGGACAAGGGATTGCTCGACGTCCCGGTGGCCGCGACGTATCCGCTGGCCGAGGTCCGGGCGGCCTACCGCGAGCTGGAGCGGGGCCACACCCGCGGCAAGATCGTCCTTATTCCCTGA
- a CDS encoding phosphoadenylyl-sulfate reductase, with amino-acid sequence MGGAGRRKRAAVTSVTDYRALAERAEKDLAEATAEEALRWTVETFGDDFIVASNMQDAVLIDLATKVKPAVDVLFLETGYHFAETLGVRDAVQTVYPDVRIVNAQAEQSVAEQDAEYGPKLHERDPGQCCFLRKVVPLRKTLGTYSAWVTGVRRVDAPTRANTPIVTWDERNGLVKINPIAAWTDDEFNGYLHANGILENPLVSIGYLSIGCAPCTARVEAGADPRSGRWAGQAKTECGLHG; translated from the coding sequence ATGGGTGGCGCGGGCCGACGAAAGCGTGCTGCAGTGACCTCAGTGACGGACTACCGGGCGCTGGCCGAACGCGCCGAGAAGGACTTGGCCGAGGCGACCGCCGAGGAGGCGCTGCGCTGGACTGTCGAAACCTTCGGCGACGACTTCATCGTGGCGTCGAACATGCAGGACGCCGTGCTGATCGACCTCGCGACGAAGGTCAAGCCCGCGGTCGACGTGCTGTTCCTGGAAACCGGCTACCACTTCGCCGAGACCCTCGGCGTCCGGGACGCGGTGCAGACGGTGTACCCGGATGTCCGGATCGTCAACGCGCAGGCCGAGCAGAGCGTCGCCGAACAGGATGCCGAGTACGGGCCGAAGCTGCACGAGCGCGACCCGGGCCAGTGCTGTTTCCTGCGCAAGGTGGTGCCGCTGCGGAAGACGCTCGGCACCTACTCGGCGTGGGTCACCGGGGTGCGCCGGGTGGACGCGCCGACCCGCGCGAACACGCCGATCGTCACCTGGGACGAGCGCAACGGCCTGGTGAAGATCAACCCGATCGCGGCCTGGACCGACGACGAGTTCAACGGTTACCTGCACGCAAACGGGATACTGGAGAATCCGCTGGTCTCGATCGGCTACCTCTCGATCGGCTGCGCGCCGTGCACCGCGAGGGTCGAGGCGGGCGCGGATCCGCGCAGCGGCCGGTGGGCAGGGCAGGCGAAGACCGAGTGCGGACTGCACGGCTGA
- a CDS encoding SgcJ/EcaC family oxidoreductase: MSQREEVLAVLGRLGDAWNSGDAEAYGSLFTEDADYVTFFGLRSEGRQAIVDSHRELFEGPLRGSKLSGFGEPRVRFLHDDVAVLVAGGGSSLTGGADPAAEGRASTLTYVLVRGDEGWQITAFQNTRVSKPWEA, from the coding sequence ATGTCTCAGCGGGAAGAAGTCCTTGCTGTCCTCGGCCGCCTCGGCGACGCCTGGAACAGCGGCGACGCCGAGGCCTACGGCTCGTTGTTCACCGAAGACGCCGACTACGTGACGTTCTTCGGGCTCCGGTCCGAAGGACGCCAGGCGATCGTGGATTCGCACCGGGAACTGTTCGAGGGACCGCTGCGCGGCTCGAAGCTGAGCGGCTTCGGCGAACCGCGCGTCCGGTTCCTGCACGACGACGTCGCGGTGCTCGTGGCAGGCGGCGGCTCGTCGCTCACCGGCGGCGCCGATCCGGCGGCGGAAGGCCGGGCGAGCACGCTGACCTACGTGCTGGTCCGGGGCGACGAAGGCTGGCAGATCACCGCGTTCCAGAACACCCGGGTCTCGAAGCCGTGGGAAGCATGA
- a CDS encoding serine hydrolase domain-containing protein, producing the protein MTEVKVEADPADAGFDKARLQRIDRHFARYVEDGLLPGFLAVVSRHGRIVHVASHGARDVEAGAPVETDTIWRIFSMSKPVTSAAAMTFVEEGLIDLTDPISRWLPEFAEPRVYVKGSALAPLTEPATEPIRLWHLLSHTAGLTYGFHHAHPVDAMYRAGGYEWGSPPGLDLAACTEAWARFPLVFQPGAEWNYSVATDVLGRLVEVLAGKPLGEALAERIFQPLGMSDTGFWTSETDRLAALYLPAPKTKQLVRNDTFGALGTKPPACQSGGGGLVSTAADYHRFTQMLLRRGELDGVRVLSPRTVDLMTANHLPGHVDLEAYGRPLFAEMPFDGFGFGLGFSVLIDSVKAKTLSTPGEYAWGGAASTAFWVDPDEDLTVAFYTQLLPSSTHPIRQQLRQLVYQAMVD; encoded by the coding sequence ATGACCGAGGTGAAGGTGGAGGCCGATCCGGCCGACGCGGGTTTCGACAAGGCACGGCTGCAGCGGATCGACCGGCATTTCGCCCGGTACGTCGAGGACGGCCTGCTGCCCGGTTTCCTCGCGGTGGTGAGCAGGCACGGCCGGATCGTGCACGTGGCCTCGCACGGCGCGCGGGACGTCGAGGCCGGCGCACCGGTCGAGACGGACACGATCTGGCGGATCTTCTCGATGTCGAAGCCGGTCACCTCGGCGGCCGCGATGACGTTCGTCGAAGAGGGCCTGATCGACCTCACCGACCCGATCTCGCGGTGGCTGCCGGAATTCGCCGAGCCGCGGGTGTATGTGAAGGGCTCGGCGCTGGCTCCGCTCACCGAGCCGGCGACCGAGCCGATCCGGTTGTGGCACCTGCTGTCGCACACCGCCGGCCTCACCTACGGCTTCCACCACGCGCACCCGGTCGACGCGATGTACCGCGCCGGCGGATACGAGTGGGGCTCGCCGCCCGGCCTGGACCTCGCCGCCTGCACCGAAGCGTGGGCGCGGTTCCCGCTCGTGTTCCAGCCCGGGGCGGAGTGGAACTACTCGGTCGCCACCGATGTGCTGGGCCGGCTGGTCGAGGTGCTGGCGGGCAAACCGCTCGGCGAGGCCCTCGCGGAGCGGATCTTCCAGCCGCTGGGCATGTCGGACACTGGCTTCTGGACGTCGGAGACCGACCGGCTGGCGGCGCTGTACCTGCCCGCGCCGAAAACGAAACAACTGGTGCGCAACGACACTTTCGGCGCGCTGGGCACCAAGCCGCCTGCTTGCCAGTCCGGCGGCGGCGGCTTGGTCTCGACCGCGGCCGACTACCACCGGTTCACGCAGATGCTGCTGCGCCGCGGAGAACTGGACGGCGTGCGGGTGCTGAGCCCTCGCACGGTGGACCTGATGACCGCGAACCACCTGCCCGGGCACGTCGACCTGGAGGCGTACGGACGGCCGCTGTTCGCGGAAATGCCGTTCGACGGGTTCGGGTTCGGACTGGGATTCTCGGTGCTGATCGATTCGGTGAAGGCGAAGACGCTGTCGACGCCAGGGGAGTACGCCTGGGGCGGCGCGGCGTCGACGGCGTTCTGGGTCGACCCGGACGAGGACCTGACGGTCGCGTTCTACACACAGCTGCTGCCGTCGAGCACACACCCGATCCGGCAGCAGCTGCGGCAGCTGGTCTATCAGGCGATGGTGGACTGA
- a CDS encoding siderophore-interacting protein: MAEGSARKGRPAVRLAVLRKEQLTPHMIRIVAGGEGLRDFQPNEFTDMYVKVVFKVPGVEYPEPFDLGRIRAEMPREQLPRTRTYTVRSYDETAGELTLDFVVHGDEGLAGPWALRAEPGDELLLVGPGGAYAPRADAGWHLLVGDESALPAIAATLEALPAGAPAQVFLLVADRAEHQPLATKADAQVTWLHRAESADLAAAVKALPWRGEDVHAFVHGEAGFVRELRKYLFAERGVARDAVSLSGYWREGKNDEAWREEKAAERKAADSA; the protein is encoded by the coding sequence ATGGCCGAAGGTTCGGCGCGCAAGGGGAGGCCTGCGGTGCGGCTGGCTGTGCTGCGCAAGGAGCAGCTGACCCCGCACATGATCCGGATCGTGGCCGGCGGCGAGGGCCTGCGCGATTTCCAGCCGAACGAGTTCACCGACATGTACGTGAAGGTGGTCTTCAAGGTGCCCGGCGTCGAGTACCCGGAGCCGTTCGACCTGGGCCGGATCCGCGCGGAGATGCCGCGCGAGCAGCTGCCGCGGACTCGCACTTACACCGTCCGCTCGTACGACGAAACGGCCGGGGAGCTGACGCTCGACTTCGTGGTGCACGGCGACGAGGGCCTCGCCGGTCCTTGGGCGCTGCGCGCCGAACCCGGCGACGAGCTGCTGCTGGTCGGTCCGGGCGGGGCGTACGCGCCGCGCGCCGACGCCGGCTGGCACCTGCTCGTGGGCGACGAGTCGGCGCTGCCGGCCATCGCCGCCACGCTGGAAGCGCTGCCCGCGGGCGCGCCCGCGCAGGTGTTCCTGCTGGTCGCCGACCGGGCTGAGCACCAGCCGCTGGCGACGAAGGCGGACGCGCAGGTCACCTGGCTGCACCGGGCGGAGTCGGCGGACCTGGCCGCCGCGGTCAAGGCGCTGCCGTGGCGGGGTGAGGACGTGCACGCGTTCGTCCACGGCGAGGCCGGGTTCGTGCGGGAGCTGCGGAAATACTTGTTCGCCGAACGCGGCGTCGCCCGGGACGCGGTGTCGCTGTCCGGGTACTGGCGCGAGGGCAAGAACGACGAAGCCTGGCGCGAGGAAAAAGCGGCGGAGCGGAAAGCGGCCGACTCGGCGTAA
- the cysD gene encoding sulfate adenylyltransferase subunit CysD has translation MTTLEPAAAAAVDNLAALESEAIHIFREVAGEFDRPVILFSGGKDSTLMLHLAIKAFWPAPVPFPLLHVDTGHNFDEVLEFRDRVVEKHGLRLVVAKVQDWIDDGRLEERADGLRNPLQTTPLLETIAENKFDAVFGGGRRDEERARAKERIFSLRNAFGQWEPRRQRPELWNLYNGRHRPGEQVRVFPLSNWTEADVWNYIARENVELPSIYYAHQRAVYQRDGMWLSEGPWGGPRPGERVRELSVRYRTVGDGSCTGAIESVASTVDEVIAEVQASRLTERGATRADDRMSEAAMEDRKREGYF, from the coding sequence ATGACGACCTTGGAGCCCGCTGCCGCGGCAGCAGTAGACAATCTCGCCGCCCTCGAATCCGAGGCCATCCACATCTTCCGCGAGGTAGCCGGGGAGTTCGACCGCCCGGTGATCCTCTTCTCCGGCGGCAAAGACTCGACACTGATGCTGCACCTGGCGATCAAGGCGTTCTGGCCGGCGCCGGTGCCGTTCCCGCTGCTGCACGTGGACACCGGGCACAACTTCGACGAGGTCCTCGAGTTCCGGGACCGGGTCGTCGAGAAGCACGGTCTGCGGCTGGTCGTCGCGAAGGTCCAGGACTGGATCGACGACGGCCGCCTCGAAGAACGCGCCGACGGCCTGCGCAATCCGCTGCAGACCACTCCGCTGCTGGAGACGATCGCGGAAAACAAGTTCGACGCGGTGTTCGGCGGCGGCCGCCGCGACGAGGAACGCGCCCGGGCCAAGGAGCGGATCTTCAGCCTGCGCAACGCGTTCGGCCAGTGGGAGCCGCGCCGGCAGCGGCCCGAGCTGTGGAACCTCTACAACGGGCGGCACCGGCCGGGCGAGCAGGTCCGGGTGTTCCCGCTGTCCAATTGGACCGAAGCCGACGTGTGGAACTACATCGCCCGGGAAAACGTCGAGCTGCCCTCGATCTACTACGCTCACCAGCGCGCGGTCTACCAGCGCGACGGCATGTGGCTGAGCGAGGGCCCGTGGGGCGGGCCGCGGCCGGGCGAGCGGGTCCGCGAGCTGAGCGTGCGCTACCGGACCGTCGGCGACGGTTCCTGCACCGGCGCGATCGAGTCCGTCGCCTCCACTGTGGACGAAGTGATCGCCGAGGTGCAGGCGTCCCGGCTCACCGAACGCGGGGCCACCCGCGCCGACGACCGGATGTCCGAGGCCGCCATGGAAGACCGCAAACGGGAGGGCTACTTCTGA
- the hemW gene encoding radical SAM family heme chaperone HemW, whose amino-acid sequence MPVPDARPASAALPETALAGLGTRPFGVYVHVPFCATRCGYCDFNTYTAGELGSAASPRSWLDALRRELELGAEILGQAPAAETVFVGGGTPSLLGAQGLAEVLDGVRSVFGLAPGAEVTTESNPESTSPEFFAGIREAGYTRVSLGMQSAARHVLKVLDRVHTPGRPVDAAREARAAGFEHVNLDLIYGTPGERVEDLRASLDAVLSAGVDHVSAYALIVEDGTALARRVRRGELPAPDDDTLASYYELIDSALAEAGLAWYEVSNWASGEAARCRHNLGYWQGGDWWGAGPGAHSHVGGVRWWNVKHPAKYSSLLAEGRSPEADRELLSAEDRHLERIMLELRISDGLALDALDEAGVAEARAAAAEGLLRQSDVDTRGRAVLTDRGRLLADAVVRRLAG is encoded by the coding sequence GTGCCTGTTCCCGACGCCCGCCCCGCCTCCGCCGCTCTCCCCGAGACCGCCCTCGCCGGCCTCGGCACGCGCCCCTTCGGCGTGTACGTACATGTGCCGTTCTGCGCCACCCGCTGCGGGTACTGCGACTTCAACACCTACACCGCCGGCGAACTCGGTTCGGCGGCCTCGCCGCGGTCCTGGCTGGACGCGCTGCGCCGCGAGCTGGAGCTGGGCGCGGAGATCCTCGGCCAGGCACCTGCCGCGGAGACTGTGTTCGTCGGCGGCGGGACGCCTTCGCTGCTCGGTGCGCAAGGGCTCGCAGAGGTGCTCGACGGCGTCCGGTCGGTGTTCGGGCTCGCGCCGGGCGCCGAGGTGACCACCGAATCGAATCCGGAGTCCACGTCGCCGGAGTTCTTCGCCGGGATCCGCGAGGCCGGCTACACGCGGGTGTCACTGGGGATGCAGTCCGCGGCCCGGCACGTGCTCAAGGTGCTCGACCGGGTGCACACGCCGGGCCGTCCGGTCGACGCTGCCCGCGAAGCGCGCGCGGCCGGTTTCGAGCACGTCAACCTCGACCTGATCTACGGCACGCCGGGGGAGCGCGTGGAGGACCTGCGCGCTTCGCTCGACGCGGTCCTCTCCGCCGGGGTCGACCATGTGTCGGCCTACGCGCTGATCGTCGAGGACGGCACCGCGCTGGCCCGCCGGGTGCGCCGCGGCGAGCTGCCCGCGCCGGACGACGACACGCTGGCCAGCTACTACGAACTGATCGACTCGGCACTCGCCGAGGCGGGCCTCGCCTGGTACGAGGTGTCGAACTGGGCTTCCGGCGAGGCGGCCCGCTGCCGGCACAACCTCGGCTACTGGCAGGGCGGGGACTGGTGGGGTGCGGGCCCGGGCGCGCACAGCCACGTCGGCGGCGTGCGCTGGTGGAACGTCAAGCACCCGGCCAAGTACTCGAGCCTGCTCGCCGAGGGACGGAGCCCGGAAGCGGACCGCGAGCTGCTCTCCGCCGAAGACCGGCACCTCGAACGGATCATGCTGGAGCTGCGGATCTCCGACGGTCTCGCGCTGGACGCGCTGGACGAGGCCGGCGTCGCGGAAGCCCGGGCGGCCGCCGCCGAAGGACTGCTCCGCCAGTCCGATGTGGACACCCGCGGCCGGGCGGTGCTCACCGATCGCGGCCGGTTGCTCGCGGACGCGGTGGTCCGGCGGCTGGCCGGCTGA
- a CDS encoding putative leader peptide, with protein MSAQLGNRRQIRRPCTFEPIPHPPCAPSPTIRTRLVDLLHAWQSEPVSPAGVLLVARRHVDLLRVASALCRAVR; from the coding sequence ATGTCCGCACAATTGGGAAACCGCAGGCAGATTCGCCGCCCATGCACATTCGAACCCATTCCGCACCCCCCTTGTGCGCCTTCTCCCACCATCCGGACGCGCTTGGTCGACCTTCTGCACGCGTGGCAATCTGAGCCGGTGAGTCCTGCTGGTGTCCTTCTCGTGGCGCGCCGCCACGTCGACCTGCTCCGGGTCGCGAGCGCGCTCTGCCGCGCCGTCCGCTGA
- a CDS encoding sulfate adenylyltransferase subunit 1, which yields MSSLLRLATAGSVDDGKSTLVGRLLYDTKSVLADQLDAVTRASVDKGLSTPDLSLLVDGLRSEREQGITIDVAYRYFATPKRSFVLADTPGHVQYTRNTVTGASTAQLAVLLVDARNGVVEQTRRHAAVLALLGVPRLVLAVNKIDLAGYDENTFSVIAKEFTAHAESLGYDSSAVVAIPVSALVGDNVADRSARTPWYDGPTLLEHLENVPVAPDPHDSALRFPVQYVIRPRTAEHPDYRGYAGQIAAGTVRPGDEIVVLPQGIRSRVERIDTADGPLEEAGAGTSVTLLLADDIDISRGDLIAAADAPPEVTDEITGTLCWLSSKPLKTGARVLVKHGTRTVQAMTGQLHARFDEQTLSSVDAPDSLGLNDIGSVSLQLAESLPVDDYGVSPRTGAFLVIDPKDGDTLAAGLVGERFA from the coding sequence ATGTCGAGCCTGTTGAGGCTGGCCACCGCGGGCAGCGTGGACGACGGGAAGTCCACTCTCGTCGGACGGCTGCTGTACGACACCAAGTCCGTCCTCGCCGACCAGCTGGACGCGGTCACCCGTGCCTCGGTCGACAAGGGACTGTCCACTCCGGACCTTTCGCTGCTGGTCGACGGCCTGCGCTCGGAACGCGAGCAGGGCATCACCATCGACGTCGCGTACCGGTACTTCGCGACGCCGAAGCGGTCGTTCGTGCTCGCCGACACCCCGGGCCACGTGCAGTACACCCGCAACACGGTCACCGGCGCGTCCACCGCGCAGCTGGCGGTGCTGCTGGTCGACGCGCGCAACGGCGTGGTCGAGCAGACCCGGCGGCACGCGGCGGTCCTCGCGCTGCTCGGCGTGCCGCGGCTGGTGCTGGCGGTGAACAAGATCGACCTGGCCGGCTACGACGAGAACACCTTCAGCGTGATCGCCAAGGAGTTCACCGCGCACGCGGAATCACTGGGCTACGACTCGTCCGCGGTCGTCGCCATCCCGGTGTCCGCGCTGGTCGGCGACAACGTCGCCGACCGTTCCGCGCGGACCCCGTGGTACGACGGCCCGACGCTGCTGGAGCACCTGGAAAACGTCCCGGTGGCCCCGGATCCGCACGATTCCGCGCTGCGTTTCCCGGTGCAGTACGTGATCCGCCCGCGCACCGCCGAACACCCGGACTACCGCGGGTACGCCGGCCAGATCGCGGCCGGCACGGTGCGGCCGGGCGACGAGATCGTCGTGCTGCCGCAGGGCATCCGCAGCCGGGTCGAGCGCATCGACACCGCCGACGGGCCGCTCGAAGAGGCCGGTGCCGGCACCTCGGTGACGCTGCTGCTGGCCGACGACATCGACATCAGCCGCGGCGACCTCATCGCGGCCGCCGACGCGCCGCCGGAGGTCACCGACGAGATCACCGGCACGCTGTGCTGGCTGTCCTCGAAGCCGCTCAAGACCGGCGCGCGCGTGCTGGTCAAGCACGGCACCCGGACCGTCCAGGCGATGACCGGTCAGCTGCACGCCCGCTTCGACGAGCAGACTTTGTCCAGTGTGGACGCTCCGGACAGCCTGGGACTCAACGACATCGGCAGCGTGAGCCTGCAGCTGGCCGAGTCGCTGCCGGTGGACGACTACGGCGTCAGTCCGCGCACCGGCGCGTTCCTGGTGATCGACCCGAAGGACGGCGACACCCTCGCCGCCGGACTCGTCGGCGAGCGCTTCGCATGA
- a CDS encoding TetR/AcrR family transcriptional regulator — protein sequence MTAPPPPWRRNPSPRRRAAKQILSQELIVKTALEILAAEGIDAVSMRRVAQQLETGPASLYAYVANKDELDELMLDAALSEAPCPEPDPARWTEQVKEQVQHQIRAMMAYPGIARVAWRTPIPVTPHSLRQGEVMLQLLRAGGLDLRQAVFAGDALAMYAKAFAYEASGWTFGEYDPAEMSERGKQMEDYLRSLPPSAFPNLLQAGQFFNGETSQARLEFALDAFVAGLAGMVRE from the coding sequence ATGACCGCCCCGCCCCCGCCGTGGCGGCGCAACCCGAGCCCGCGCCGGCGCGCCGCGAAGCAGATCCTGTCGCAGGAACTGATCGTCAAGACGGCACTCGAGATCCTGGCCGCCGAAGGCATCGACGCCGTTTCGATGCGCCGGGTCGCGCAGCAGCTGGAGACCGGGCCGGCCTCGCTCTACGCGTACGTGGCGAACAAAGACGAGCTCGACGAGCTGATGCTGGACGCCGCGCTCAGCGAAGCGCCTTGCCCGGAACCGGATCCGGCGCGGTGGACAGAGCAGGTCAAGGAGCAGGTACAGCACCAGATCCGCGCGATGATGGCCTATCCGGGCATCGCCAGGGTCGCGTGGCGGACCCCGATCCCGGTCACGCCGCATTCCCTGAGGCAGGGCGAAGTCATGCTGCAGCTGCTGCGCGCGGGCGGCCTGGACTTGCGGCAGGCGGTCTTCGCCGGGGACGCGTTGGCCATGTACGCCAAGGCATTCGCCTACGAAGCGAGCGGCTGGACGTTCGGCGAGTACGACCCGGCGGAAATGTCCGAACGCGGCAAGCAGATGGAGGACTACCTGCGGTCGCTGCCGCCGAGCGCGTTCCCGAACCTGTTGCAGGCCGGGCAGTTCTTCAACGGAGAGACCAGCCAGGCCCGGCTCGAGTTCGCGCTGGACGCGTTCGTCGCCGGGCTGGCCGGGATGGTCAGGGAATAA